One genomic segment of Pedobacter endophyticus includes these proteins:
- a CDS encoding bifunctional UDP-N-acetylmuramoyl-tripeptide:D-alanyl-D-alanine ligase/alanine racemase produces MQNPTYTVLKVAEILNADAKLVDEQRVVQYLVIDSRSILIPENSLFFALSSHRNGHDFIEDAYIRGIRNFVITEHKYAHKYPDCNILIVSNALMALQQLAGYHRSQYNLKTIGITGSNGKTIVKEWLYQLLAADENIVRSPKSYNSQIGVPLSVWQIQSENTLGIFEAGISGVNEMETLADIIQPQIGVLTNIGEAHAEGFHSKKEKLKEKLKLFKDAELFVYSPDYVTDFNFRDLPGKKRFSWSSTRGADLRIIAVEPIAQNCYLRAIYLDREIECMLPFKDRASIENGMICWATLLALGYSPEQADERLERLSPVSMRLELKTGINQCSVIDDSYSADISSLAIALDFLNQQNQHPKKTVILSELFETGRDDLHLYTEIAALLAQKKVDRLIGIGKHISNFAHLFNIEKAFFEDTSAFIRNFPALHFNQETILVKGARRFEFAKISKLLTQKIHDTVLEINLNAMVNNLQFYRSKIKPGVKIMAMVKAFSYGSGSFEVANLLQFHKVDYLAVAYADEGIALRKAGISLPIMVMSPEQSAFDAIIKYRLEPEIYSLEILHSFNSALSDYDFDYPIHIKIDSGMHRLGFDDAEIDQLLPILTNAKQLKVQSIFSHLVASGEAEHDGFTQAQINKFTIISNQLIDVLGYQPLLHIANTSGISRWPGAQLDMVRLGIGLYGFDSVLTDNRGLQTTMALKTTVTQVKALTSGETVGYSRRGVLPNGGTIATVKIGYADGYNRSFGNGVGKMIVNGHLVPTIGSICMDMTMLDVTGIDVKPGDEAIVFNHERTIAQLAEQIGTIPYEILTNVSQRVKRIYFYE; encoded by the coding sequence ATGCAGAACCCGACATACACCGTTTTAAAAGTTGCAGAAATATTAAATGCCGATGCTAAATTAGTTGATGAACAGCGCGTTGTTCAATATTTGGTAATTGATAGCCGCTCGATCTTGATTCCAGAAAATTCTTTGTTCTTTGCCTTGTCATCGCACAGAAACGGGCACGACTTTATCGAAGACGCTTACATCAGGGGGATTCGGAATTTTGTAATCACCGAGCATAAATATGCTCATAAATATCCTGATTGCAATATCTTAATCGTTTCGAATGCTTTGATGGCCTTACAACAACTCGCAGGATATCATCGCAGTCAATATAATTTAAAAACCATCGGAATAACCGGAAGTAATGGAAAAACGATTGTAAAAGAATGGCTGTACCAACTTTTAGCCGCCGATGAAAATATTGTTCGAAGCCCCAAAAGCTATAACTCACAAATTGGCGTTCCGTTGTCTGTATGGCAGATTCAGTCCGAAAATACGCTGGGGATTTTTGAGGCGGGCATTTCAGGAGTAAACGAAATGGAAACGCTTGCAGATATTATTCAACCTCAAATTGGGGTGTTGACCAATATTGGCGAAGCGCATGCCGAAGGTTTTCACTCGAAAAAGGAAAAGCTAAAAGAGAAACTTAAGCTGTTTAAAGATGCTGAACTGTTTGTTTATTCTCCGGACTATGTTACTGATTTCAACTTCAGAGATTTACCCGGAAAAAAGCGCTTTAGCTGGAGCAGCACGCGGGGCGCCGATCTGCGCATTATTGCTGTTGAACCCATAGCGCAAAACTGTTATTTGAGAGCGATTTACCTGGATAGAGAGATCGAATGCATGTTGCCATTTAAAGATCGTGCCTCGATAGAAAATGGTATGATTTGTTGGGCAACCTTACTTGCGCTAGGCTACTCGCCCGAACAAGCCGATGAACGGCTCGAAAGATTAAGCCCCGTAAGTATGCGCCTGGAACTTAAAACTGGTATTAATCAGTGCTCGGTTATCGACGATTCGTACAGTGCCGATATTTCTTCGCTCGCCATTGCCCTCGATTTTCTCAATCAGCAAAACCAGCATCCCAAGAAAACGGTAATTTTATCAGAATTATTTGAAACCGGACGGGATGACCTGCATTTATATACCGAAATTGCCGCATTGTTGGCGCAAAAAAAGGTCGACCGATTGATAGGCATTGGAAAACATATTTCAAATTTTGCCCACCTTTTCAACATCGAGAAAGCATTTTTTGAAGACACCAGCGCTTTCATCAGGAATTTTCCGGCATTGCATTTCAATCAGGAAACCATTTTGGTAAAAGGGGCCCGGCGCTTCGAGTTTGCCAAAATCAGTAAGCTGCTTACCCAGAAAATTCACGATACGGTGCTCGAAATTAACCTGAATGCGATGGTTAACAATTTGCAGTTTTATCGTTCAAAAATAAAGCCCGGCGTTAAAATTATGGCAATGGTAAAGGCTTTTTCGTATGGAAGCGGGAGTTTCGAGGTCGCCAATTTACTGCAATTTCATAAAGTTGATTATTTGGCTGTTGCTTATGCCGATGAGGGCATTGCTTTGCGCAAGGCAGGTATTAGCCTGCCAATTATGGTCATGAGTCCTGAGCAATCTGCTTTTGATGCCATTATAAAATACAGGCTCGAGCCCGAAATTTACAGCCTCGAAATCCTTCATAGTTTTAATTCGGCCCTTTCAGATTATGATTTTGACTATCCTATCCATATAAAAATCGACAGCGGCATGCATCGTTTAGGCTTCGATGATGCTGAAATTGACCAGCTCTTGCCGATACTAACAAATGCGAAACAATTAAAGGTTCAAAGCATTTTTTCGCATCTTGTAGCCAGTGGCGAAGCAGAGCACGATGGTTTTACACAGGCGCAAATCAATAAGTTTACCATCATTTCAAATCAGCTGATAGATGTTTTGGGCTATCAACCGTTATTGCATATAGCCAATACTTCGGGCATTAGTCGCTGGCCAGGTGCTCAGCTAGATATGGTGCGTTTGGGAATTGGTCTGTACGGCTTCGACTCGGTGCTGACCGACAATCGCGGGCTTCAAACCACAATGGCCCTGAAAACAACCGTAACCCAGGTGAAAGCGTTAACCAGCGGTGAAACAGTCGGCTATAGCAGGAGAGGGGTGTTGCCCAACGGCGGTACCATTGCTACGGTTAAAATCGGTTACGCCGACGGTTATAATCGTTCCTTTGGAAATGGCGTGGGCAAAATGATTGTTAACGGACATTTAGTGCCTACAATTGGTTCTATTTGTATGGATATGACGATGTTGGATGTGACGGGGATTGACGTAAAACCGGGCGATGAGGCTATTGTTTTCAATCATGAACGTACGATTGCGCAGCTGGCCGAACAAATTGGTACTATCCCGTACGAAATCCTGACCAACGTATCGCAAAGGGTAAAACGGATTTATTTTTATGAATAA
- a CDS encoding LOG family protein gives MTSEEKIRSAFENKDWQEIKVTDSWQIFKIMAEFVDGFEKLAKIGPCVTIYGSARTAETNRYYQLAEQCGKLLTDRGYGVITGGGPGIMEAGNKGAHTNGGKSVGLNIELPFEQFHNKYIDHNKLLEFDYFFVRKVMFMKYSQGFVVLPGGFGTMDELFEALTLIQTGKIARFPIVLLGKDYWGGLIDWIKGTMLQKEHNIHEEDLNLFRLVDTAEEAAEHIFRFYDKYVLKPNF, from the coding sequence ATGACAAGTGAAGAAAAAATTAGAAGTGCATTCGAAAATAAAGATTGGCAGGAGATTAAGGTAACCGACTCCTGGCAGATATTTAAAATAATGGCCGAGTTTGTGGATGGTTTTGAGAAGCTGGCAAAAATTGGCCCTTGCGTTACCATTTATGGCTCTGCCCGTACCGCCGAAACGAACCGGTACTACCAACTGGCGGAACAATGCGGCAAACTGTTAACCGATCGTGGTTATGGTGTGATAACTGGTGGAGGCCCCGGTATTATGGAAGCGGGAAACAAGGGCGCCCATACCAACGGCGGAAAATCTGTTGGTTTAAATATTGAGCTGCCGTTTGAGCAGTTTCACAATAAGTACATCGATCATAATAAGCTGCTTGAGTTCGATTACTTTTTCGTTCGCAAGGTAATGTTCATGAAATATAGTCAGGGTTTTGTGGTTTTACCGGGTGGCTTTGGTACCATGGATGAACTTTTTGAGGCGCTAACACTGATCCAAACCGGTAAAATTGCCCGTTTCCCTATTGTATTACTCGGAAAGGATTATTGGGGCGGTTTAATCGATTGGATTAAAGGCACAATGTTGCAGAAAGAGCATAACATACACGAAGAAGATTTGAATCTGTTTCGTCTTGTAGATACCGCGGAAGAAGCTGCCGAGCATATTTTTAGGTTCTATGATAAATATGTGCTTAAACCTAACTTTTAG
- a CDS encoding DUF502 domain-containing protein, whose protein sequence is MNKVSKSILNYFIKGLLVVIPIAVSIFIVIWAVTTVDSWLNVNNILGVNPKTGESRNIPGLGLLTVLTIILITGIFVTNLVTEPMYSWFQRMMKRLPLLNFIYSSIKDLTEAFVGDEKKFNHPVLVEVEGDLKKIGFLTQSDLTKLGLPEEVAVYFPLSYSFAGQLCIVKKDKVQDLKMSAADAMKLVVSGGVSGL, encoded by the coding sequence ATGAATAAGGTCAGCAAATCCATTTTAAACTATTTTATTAAAGGTTTATTGGTTGTGATCCCCATTGCGGTGAGTATTTTCATTGTTATTTGGGCGGTTACAACGGTAGATAGCTGGCTGAATGTGAACAACATCTTAGGCGTAAATCCTAAAACCGGCGAAAGCAGGAACATTCCCGGATTGGGTCTGTTAACAGTTTTGACCATCATTTTAATCACTGGAATTTTTGTAACCAATTTGGTTACAGAGCCAATGTACAGCTGGTTTCAGCGGATGATGAAGCGGTTACCATTGCTCAACTTCATTTACTCATCGATAAAAGATTTAACTGAGGCTTTTGTTGGCGATGAAAAGAAGTTTAACCACCCCGTTTTGGTAGAGGTTGAGGGCGATTTGAAAAAAATCGGGTTTCTTACGCAAAGCGATCTCACAAAACTCGGCCTTCCCGAAGAGGTGGCCGTTTATTTTCCGTTATCTTACTCTTTCGCCGGACAGCTTTGTATTGTTAAAAAAGATAAGGTACAGGATTTAAAAATGAGCGCTGCCGATGCCATGAAACTGGTAGTAAGCGGCGGTGTTAGTGGACTTTAG
- the arsC gene encoding arsenate reductase (glutaredoxin) (This arsenate reductase requires both glutathione and glutaredoxin to convert arsenate to arsenite, after which the efflux transporter formed by ArsA and ArsB can extrude the arsenite from the cell, providing resistance.), giving the protein MIQIYHNNRCTKSRQALQALENSGKDFEVIYYLETPPDKTTLEKLIEKLNIGPLDLIRKSEKIYIERYKGQNLTDAEWIDAMVENPILIERPIVVWGDKAVIARPTQRINDVLG; this is encoded by the coding sequence ATGATTCAGATTTACCATAACAACAGATGTACGAAAAGCCGTCAGGCGTTACAAGCGTTAGAAAACAGCGGAAAGGATTTCGAAGTGATTTATTATTTGGAAACCCCGCCCGATAAAACCACGCTCGAGAAATTGATTGAGAAGCTGAATATTGGCCCGCTCGATTTAATCCGTAAGAGTGAAAAGATTTATATCGAGCGCTATAAAGGCCAAAATTTAACCGATGCGGAATGGATTGACGCGATGGTTGAAAATCCGATTCTTATCGAAAGGCCCATTGTGGTATGGGGCGATAAAGCCGTAATTGCCAGACCAACGCAGCGAATTAACGACGTTTTGGGATAA